A window of Halomonas sp. GFAJ-1 contains these coding sequences:
- a CDS encoding integrase: protein MPRQTKPLTALEVKRITQRGLYAAGEVPGLYLQVAKGGTRSWVLRYSTGETRVAASGKPFKVRRDMGLGSYPGVTLAQAREKARAFREKLDAGIDPVTERRASDQSRRAAELARITFADAAAAVIKIKQAESRNQKHGKQWQATLDTYAFPMLGKMAVSDIELVHVKQVLVPIWETKTETATRVRQRIEAVLNWATVHGHRSGDNPARWKGNLDTVLPAPSKVAKVEHHRAMPIDSMPTFWQSLEKRTGDAAKCLAFTILTGCRSGEARGARWDEIDLANATWTIPASRMKAGKEHRVPLSAPALALLKAQPQSREHVFLSPQGKLLSDAAMTALLRRMKEDLRATVHGFRSTFRDWMAERTGTPHEVAEAALAHSIRNGTEAAYRRSDLYSKRARVMDQWAAFVTTPAPAGTGNVAPIRGEVTGL, encoded by the coding sequence ATGCCAAGACAAACGAAACCGTTAACCGCGCTGGAAGTGAAGCGGATCACACAGCGCGGGCTTTATGCTGCTGGTGAAGTGCCTGGCCTATATCTGCAAGTGGCCAAGGGAGGCACGCGGTCATGGGTGCTGCGTTATTCCACTGGCGAAACTCGCGTAGCTGCATCTGGCAAGCCGTTCAAGGTGCGTCGTGATATGGGGCTAGGGAGTTACCCCGGCGTGACGCTGGCGCAAGCCCGCGAGAAGGCTCGCGCTTTTCGTGAAAAGCTGGATGCGGGCATTGATCCGGTTACTGAGCGCAGAGCCTCCGATCAGTCCCGCCGCGCTGCTGAGCTTGCGCGTATTACTTTTGCCGATGCCGCCGCTGCTGTTATCAAGATTAAGCAGGCAGAGAGCCGTAACCAAAAGCACGGTAAGCAGTGGCAAGCCACGCTAGACACCTATGCTTTCCCCATGCTGGGCAAGATGGCCGTTTCAGATATTGAGTTGGTACACGTCAAACAAGTGCTAGTGCCAATATGGGAAACCAAAACGGAAACCGCTACCCGCGTTCGCCAGCGTATCGAAGCCGTATTGAACTGGGCAACGGTTCATGGCCATCGTAGTGGCGATAACCCGGCGCGCTGGAAAGGCAACCTCGATACTGTGTTGCCCGCGCCTTCGAAGGTGGCCAAGGTGGAACACCACCGCGCCATGCCGATAGATTCTATGCCCACGTTCTGGCAATCCCTAGAGAAGCGCACCGGGGACGCGGCCAAGTGCCTAGCGTTCACGATACTTACCGGCTGCCGTTCTGGTGAAGCCCGTGGCGCTCGCTGGGATGAAATAGATCTGGCCAACGCCACCTGGACCATACCCGCCAGCCGCATGAAAGCAGGCAAGGAACACCGCGTGCCGTTATCTGCGCCAGCACTGGCCTTGCTCAAAGCGCAGCCCCAGTCTCGGGAACACGTCTTTCTAAGCCCGCAAGGCAAGTTGCTGTCTGATGCAGCCATGACCGCTTTACTCCGCCGCATGAAGGAGGATCTCCGGGCAACGGTTCACGGTTTCCGTTCAACGTTCCGGGATTGGATGGCAGAGCGTACAGGTACCCCACACGAAGTGGCAGAGGCCGCGTTGGCGCACAGCATCCGCAACGGCACTGAGGCGGCTTACCGCCGTAGCGACCTATACTCCAAGCGTGCCCGTGTCATGGATCAATGGGCCGCTTTCGTTACTACGCCTGCACCGGCTGGCACTGGCAATGTTGCACCGATCAGGGGGGAGGTAACTGGTTTATGA
- a CDS encoding ABC transporter substrate-binding protein: MLQHLPHRWLVALALTPLALVILLLFSDSVAYANEASVEEVEVLHLESEVKVPEALLQSMAEENADEEVPTMALTPPPPLDPPPLKQLTLMLDWYLSPQHAALIIAQERGLFAAQGLEIELQSPADPTIAIKLLAAGDVDLALTRQPLLHLHAHEGSPIIRIGTLFETPLTAVIVSGAQHQGEDPHMHLAELHYGFSTREGRDAVLQQLLPRSVQQIDDFMRPESVRFGTTTALREGRVDAIADGFFHYLPPQLATEGIATHVIQYHDLEIPRHDGLIILANSDTAIRRAPTWSRFLIALEEASYWIIENPDAAWSLLATTYPVVDNTINAAAWEDLLRRMTLSPAALDTRRYAAFESFLLQAELIDVALPVSRLAIDPHSM, encoded by the coding sequence ATGTTGCAACATTTGCCTCACCGATGGTTAGTCGCGCTGGCACTCACACCGCTGGCATTAGTAATTTTATTATTATTTTCAGATTCAGTTGCTTACGCCAATGAAGCAAGCGTCGAAGAAGTTGAAGTGCTGCACCTTGAAAGCGAGGTAAAGGTTCCAGAAGCGTTATTGCAGTCTATGGCTGAGGAAAACGCCGACGAGGAGGTGCCAACAATGGCTCTGACCCCACCGCCGCCGTTAGACCCTCCTCCTTTAAAGCAGCTTACGCTCATGCTGGACTGGTACTTAAGCCCTCAACATGCAGCCCTAATTATTGCCCAAGAGCGAGGCCTTTTTGCCGCACAGGGGCTCGAGATTGAACTACAATCCCCCGCAGACCCCACCATCGCGATTAAGCTGTTAGCTGCTGGCGACGTCGATCTTGCGCTAACTCGACAACCCTTGCTGCATTTGCATGCCCACGAAGGGTCGCCGATTATCCGTATTGGCACCCTTTTTGAAACACCACTGACCGCAGTTATTGTATCCGGGGCCCAACACCAGGGCGAGGATCCCCACATGCATCTTGCGGAACTACACTATGGCTTTTCTACCCGTGAAGGTCGTGATGCGGTACTACAACAATTACTACCCCGCTCAGTCCAGCAAATAGATGACTTCATGCGGCCAGAGAGCGTGCGTTTTGGCACCACTACGGCACTACGAGAAGGAAGAGTGGATGCCATCGCGGATGGTTTTTTTCACTATTTACCCCCTCAGCTTGCAACAGAAGGCATTGCAACCCATGTCATCCAATACCACGATTTAGAAATACCCCGCCATGACGGGCTCATCATATTGGCCAATAGCGACACAGCTATTCGTCGCGCCCCCACGTGGTCTCGCTTTCTAATCGCGCTTGAAGAAGCCAGTTATTGGATTATCGAAAACCCTGATGCCGCCTGGTCGCTATTAGCCACAACCTATCCGGTCGTTGATAACACCATTAACGCAGCTGCCTGGGAAGATTTGCTCAGACGGATGACCTTGAGCCCAGCCGCCCTTGATACACGACGCTATGCGGCGTTTGAAAGTTTTTTACTGCAGGCTGAACTTATCGACGTAGCACTGCCCGTGTCACGCTTAGCGATTGACCCCCATTCAATGTAA
- a CDS encoding alpha/beta hydrolase has product MTELAAVELHVIDLPAEQGSHDQLPLVVIHGLLGSADNWRSHLKVWQQTRRVIAVDLRNHGRSPHVEGMSYKAMSQDVLAVLDKLSIERAHVLGHSMGGKVAITLARVAPERCASLVVADIAPVAYQHGHDDVFAALERVKTGKPTNRREADALLAEHVDSRPTRLFLATNLVRNDEGSMSVRVGLDEIQRGYEAIIGVPDGEGAFDGPTLVLRGADSHYVSDDMLPALREMLPKARVVTLKEAGHWLHADQPAAFQQAVEVFIAAQF; this is encoded by the coding sequence ATGACCGAACTTGCCGCCGTTGAACTTCATGTCATTGACCTGCCTGCCGAGCAAGGCAGTCATGACCAGCTTCCGTTAGTGGTTATCCATGGCCTGTTGGGCAGCGCTGATAACTGGCGCTCTCATCTCAAAGTGTGGCAGCAGACTCGCCGTGTAATTGCAGTTGATCTGCGTAACCATGGCCGCTCACCCCATGTAGAGGGCATGAGTTATAAAGCCATGAGCCAAGATGTGCTGGCAGTATTGGACAAGCTTTCGATTGAGCGTGCGCATGTTCTTGGGCACTCCATGGGCGGCAAAGTCGCTATCACGTTAGCCCGTGTTGCACCAGAGCGCTGCGCGTCCTTGGTGGTGGCTGATATCGCACCGGTGGCTTATCAGCATGGTCATGATGATGTGTTTGCTGCTCTTGAGCGTGTAAAAACAGGGAAACCTACTAACCGTCGCGAAGCGGATGCGTTGCTTGCCGAACACGTTGATTCACGTCCTACCCGGCTGTTTCTTGCCACGAACCTAGTGCGCAACGATGAAGGAAGTATGAGTGTGCGTGTTGGTTTAGATGAGATTCAGAGGGGCTATGAAGCCATTATTGGTGTGCCAGACGGCGAGGGTGCTTTTGATGGCCCAACGCTGGTGCTGCGTGGCGCTGATTCTCATTACGTCAGCGATGATATGCTGCCAGCACTGCGGGAAATGCTACCGAAGGCAAGAGTGGTAACCCTCAAAGAAGCGGGCCACTGGCTGCATGCTGATCAGCCTGCAGCATTTCAGCAAGCGGTTGAGGTTTTTATCGCGGCGCAGTTTTAG
- a CDS encoding DNA polymerase III subunit epsilon, translated as MSEAPLIFIDVETTGTRATRDRITEVAALKVVDGSITERWSSLINPGCKIPAHISQLTGIKDGMLTHAPSFQQVAAEFRQWLGDGRLVAHNARFDYSFLRNEFKRSGIDFRATLICTLRVSRRLAPQAAQHNLAALVERYAIAVDRHHRAEDDALALWQLWQAWQRLYDKATWQAALGDEQRHRSLPAHLDSTQLEGLPSTPGVYLFYGHNRLPLYVGKSINLRSRVLGHFQRDYQDDKEMRLAQQIQHVEWEETAGDMGAQLREAQLIKQLMPIMNRQLRRQGKLNTWHWPAKQHAPTLINGSALGQPQSGSFYGLFRSAKEAKDTLRSLSETHQLCPQVLGLEKGKGRCFANQLGKCKGACCGKEGMKEHTQRAQEAMEKLQVGTWPWPGRIVIREKGQNTRSNAYHVVDHWCYLGRTGTLTAARKLIASNPQFDADTYRILNRFLRNPEQHCLKITQLENQPASMPKTAPR; from the coding sequence ATGAGCGAAGCACCGTTAATTTTCATTGATGTAGAGACCACCGGCACACGAGCCACCCGTGACCGCATCACTGAAGTGGCAGCGTTGAAGGTAGTTGATGGCAGCATCACTGAGCGCTGGAGCAGCTTGATTAACCCTGGATGTAAAATTCCTGCGCACATCAGCCAACTGACAGGAATTAAGGACGGCATGCTCACTCATGCCCCCTCGTTTCAGCAGGTAGCAGCTGAGTTTCGCCAGTGGTTGGGGGATGGCCGTTTAGTCGCGCACAATGCACGCTTTGATTACAGCTTTCTGCGCAATGAATTTAAGCGTTCAGGCATCGACTTCCGCGCCACGTTAATCTGCACATTACGCGTTTCAAGACGCCTTGCCCCTCAGGCAGCTCAGCACAACCTCGCAGCGCTTGTGGAGCGCTATGCAATAGCGGTGGACCGCCACCATCGGGCAGAAGATGACGCGTTAGCGCTATGGCAGCTGTGGCAAGCGTGGCAACGCCTCTATGACAAGGCTACCTGGCAGGCTGCCCTTGGCGATGAACAGCGCCACCGCAGCTTACCCGCCCATTTAGATAGCACACAGCTTGAAGGGTTACCCTCAACGCCTGGCGTCTATCTCTTTTACGGTCATAACCGACTACCCCTTTATGTTGGCAAAAGCATCAATTTACGCAGCCGCGTGCTGGGCCACTTTCAGCGCGATTACCAAGATGACAAAGAAATGCGCCTAGCCCAACAAATACAGCATGTTGAGTGGGAAGAGACGGCAGGCGACATGGGCGCCCAACTTCGAGAGGCTCAGCTGATTAAGCAACTGATGCCCATAATGAACCGACAACTTAGGCGCCAAGGAAAATTAAACACCTGGCACTGGCCAGCCAAGCAACACGCTCCCACTTTGATTAATGGCAGCGCCCTGGGGCAGCCCCAATCAGGTAGCTTTTACGGACTTTTTCGCAGCGCCAAAGAAGCTAAAGACACACTGCGCTCTCTGAGTGAAACGCACCAGCTATGTCCACAGGTACTTGGCTTAGAAAAAGGTAAGGGCCGCTGCTTTGCCAACCAGCTGGGTAAATGCAAAGGTGCTTGCTGCGGTAAAGAGGGAATGAAAGAGCACACTCAACGTGCACAGGAAGCAATGGAAAAACTCCAGGTTGGCACTTGGCCATGGCCTGGCCGAATTGTGATCCGTGAGAAAGGCCAAAACACTCGGAGCAATGCGTATCATGTGGTAGATCACTGGTGCTACCTAGGTCGCACAGGAACGTTAACTGCGGCTAGAAAGCTTATCGCTTCAAACCCACAGTTTGATGCCGACACTTACCGTATCCTAAATCGATTCCTACGCAACCCAGAGCAACACTGTCTAAAAATCACCCAGCTTGAGAATCAGCCGGCCTCAATGCCTAAAACTGCGCCGCGATAA
- a CDS encoding K+/H+ antiporter encodes MDAIYTFFLVGGSLMALSILASRLSSMVGLPLLLIFLGLGMLAGEEGVLGVVFDDYSMAFTIGHLALAMILLDGGLRTRLKTFRVGFRPALSLATFGVFITSAIVGLIAMWVFDLTLIQGLLVGAIVGSTDAAAVFSMLSGRGVNLNERVGATLEIESGTNDPMAIFLTLMLVELLVGDIGGSLDTLLFFISQFGIGLLIGIGGGWLSAKLLRWLDLAPGLYAMLALALGFSVFGLTSVLGGSGFLAIYLAGLMIGNQPGRHLNFILPVHDGLAWLSQIGLFLVLGLLVTPSELWEVALPASLVALALIFIARPLAVLITIKPFFKFRWRETWFIAWVGLRGAVPIVLAIFPVIGGVENASLYFNVAFAVVLMSLLIQGGSLTLMARWLKVEVPVGTTPNRRGPLGILPENDFEMFVYVVENQDLEDVPIRLLRFPSGALISALFRDHAMLHPKGSTRLKLNDVICVIGRSEDLVALNRLFNGDAKLKQERAFFGTFTLDGSAQMQDVAQAYGLTLSPGEQDMTLAEFVSLRVGGHPVVGDDVDWHGIHWVVSAMEGGSITRVGLRLY; translated from the coding sequence ATGGACGCAATTTATACGTTCTTTTTAGTTGGTGGTTCGCTCATGGCGCTTAGCATTTTAGCGAGCCGCCTTTCATCAATGGTTGGCCTCCCGTTACTGCTTATCTTCCTTGGGCTTGGCATGTTGGCCGGTGAGGAGGGTGTGTTAGGCGTCGTGTTCGACGATTATTCAATGGCCTTTACGATTGGCCACTTGGCCCTGGCCATGATTTTGTTAGATGGTGGTTTACGCACCCGCCTGAAAACATTCCGTGTAGGCTTCAGGCCCGCGCTTTCTCTCGCAACGTTCGGCGTTTTTATTACTAGCGCCATTGTGGGTTTGATTGCCATGTGGGTGTTTGATCTAACGCTGATTCAAGGGCTTTTGGTGGGGGCGATTGTTGGCTCCACCGATGCGGCAGCCGTTTTCTCAATGCTAAGCGGCCGTGGTGTTAACTTGAATGAGCGGGTGGGTGCAACCCTTGAAATCGAGTCGGGCACCAACGACCCGATGGCAATTTTTCTAACGTTGATGCTGGTTGAGTTACTGGTCGGCGATATTGGCGGTTCGCTCGATACACTCTTGTTCTTTATTTCCCAGTTCGGTATTGGCTTGTTAATCGGCATAGGAGGGGGCTGGTTAAGCGCTAAGCTTTTGCGATGGCTTGACCTTGCGCCAGGGCTTTACGCGATGCTAGCGCTGGCGCTTGGGTTTAGTGTCTTTGGTTTAACCAGTGTGCTAGGTGGAAGTGGTTTCTTAGCTATCTATTTAGCCGGTTTGATGATTGGCAACCAACCAGGCCGCCACCTCAACTTTATTTTGCCTGTGCACGATGGTTTGGCATGGTTAAGCCAAATAGGCCTTTTCCTGGTGCTGGGGCTGTTGGTTACCCCAAGCGAGCTCTGGGAAGTGGCACTGCCTGCTAGTTTAGTCGCATTGGCGCTAATTTTTATTGCTCGCCCTTTGGCCGTACTGATTACGATTAAGCCCTTTTTCAAATTTCGTTGGCGAGAAACCTGGTTCATTGCCTGGGTAGGATTGAGAGGGGCTGTTCCTATCGTATTGGCTATTTTTCCGGTGATTGGCGGCGTCGAAAACGCCTCGCTCTACTTTAATGTGGCATTTGCAGTGGTGTTAATGTCGCTGCTCATTCAGGGCGGCTCACTCACGCTAATGGCGCGTTGGTTAAAGGTAGAAGTGCCTGTAGGGACTACCCCCAACCGTCGTGGGCCGCTTGGCATACTGCCGGAAAATGATTTTGAAATGTTTGTCTATGTGGTCGAAAACCAAGACTTAGAAGATGTGCCGATTCGGCTTTTACGCTTTCCGTCCGGCGCTCTGATTTCTGCTCTGTTTCGCGATCATGCCATGCTTCACCCCAAAGGCAGTACGCGGCTCAAACTCAATGACGTGATTTGTGTTATCGGGCGTTCAGAAGACCTGGTAGCGCTGAATCGACTGTTCAATGGCGATGCTAAGCTTAAGCAAGAGCGCGCTTTCTTCGGTACCTTTACCTTAGATGGCAGCGCTCAAATGCAGGATGTTGCCCAGGCTTACGGCTTAACGTTAAGCCCGGGGGAGCAGGATATGACGCTGGCCGAATTTGTCTCGTTGCGAGTGGGTGGACACCCCGTCGTAGGTGATGACGTCGATTGGCATGGCATTCACTGGGTCGTCAGTGCTATGGAAGGCGGCAGCATTACCCGGGTAGGTTTAAGATTGTACTAA